The proteins below come from a single Cricetulus griseus strain 17A/GY chromosome 6, alternate assembly CriGri-PICRH-1.0, whole genome shotgun sequence genomic window:
- the LOC100760358 gene encoding olfactory receptor 10AG1-like, with product MQFVLVGFSDLPNLQGFLFAVFFIVYIIILIGNFLIIVVTSMDPALRKPMYFFLAHFSSLEICYVSVTIPRILFNIEMQNRCISVMSCATQLCFFLIFGTTECFLLAVMSYDRYVAICNPLHYILIMNPTKCTHLAVFSWLGGIPVQIGQTCQIFSLHFCNSNQIDHFFCDIPPILKLACGDTSVNELSVYVVVTVVAAFPFILVLTSYSKIIATILSLPTAKGRAKAFSTCSSHLLVVILFYGSGTVADLRPMSIHSPGTDKLLSLFYTIVTPIFNPLIYSFRNKELIAALKRLLFKV from the coding sequence ATGCAATTTGTGCTGGTAGGATTTTCTGACCTTCCCAACCTCCAAGGATTTCTATTtgcagttttctttattgtttacatAATTATCCTGATTGGAAATTTCCTCATAATAGTAGTAACCAGTATGGATCCTGCATTAAGGAAacccatgtatttttttctggcaCATTTTTCCTCTCTGGAAATCTGTTATGTGTCAGTTACTATCCCCAGGATTCTGTTCAACATTGAGATGCAGAACAGATGCATTTCAGTGATGTCCTGTGCCACCCAGCTGTGCTTCTTCCTTATTTTTGGAACTACTGAATGTTTTCTTCTGGCTGTAAtgtcctatgaccgctatgttgcCATTTGCAATCCTCTGCACTACATTCTGATCATGAACCCAACAAAGTGCACTCATCTGGCAGTGTTTTCCTGGCTCGGTGGCATCCCAGTACAAATAGGACAAACATGTCAGATATTCTCTCTGCATTTCTGCAATTCTAACCAAATAGACCATTTCTTCTGTGACATTCCACCCATTCTCAAGCTGGCATGTGGGGACACTTCAGTGAATGAGCTGTCTGTCTATGTGGTTGTTACAGTGGTGGCTGCATTCCCCTTTATACTGGTGCTTACATCCTATAGTAAAATCATTGCCACTATCCTGAGTCTGCCAACAGCCAAAGGGAGAGCAAAAGCCTTCTCCACATGTTCTTCTCACTTGCTGGTGgtaattttgttttatgggtCTGGTACAGTTGCCGACTTGAGGCCAATGTCCATACACTCTCCAGGAACTGACAAACTGCTCTCCCTGTTCTATACGATTGTGACTCCCATATTCAATCCTCTCATATACAGCTTTAGGAACAAGGAGTTGATTGCTGCTCTGAAAAGGTTATTGTTTAAAGTGTAG
- the LOC113836360 gene encoding olfactory receptor 10AG1-like, with protein sequence MKHEEYVAETNISTVMQFVLLGFEDLPKLQGILSALFSIIYMIILISNCLIILITRLDPTLQKPMYFFLANFSSLEICYVSVTVPRILFNIWTRDRNISLLACAVQMCFFLMLGTNECFLLAVMSYDHYVAICNPLHYPLVMNPRKCTQLATGSWLIGIPIQIGQTCWIFSMKFCNSNKIDHFFCDIPPILKLACGDTLGHELSVYVVVMVVAALPFILVLTSYSKIITTILRLPTAKGRAKAFSTCSSHLLVVVLFYGSGAITYLRPKSMHSPGTDKLLSLFYTIVTPMFNPLIYSLRNKEVIAALRKLIFQKQDHVLSSK encoded by the coding sequence ATGAAACATGAGGAGTATGTAGCAGAAACCAACATTTCCACAGTAATGCAATTTGTCCTCCTGGGATTCGAGGATCTTCCCAAACTCCAAGGGATTCTGTCTGCATTGTTCTCCATCATTTACATGATTATCCTCATTAGTAATTGCCTCATAATACTAATAACTAGACTTGACCCTACACTGCAGAAACCCATGTACTTTTTCCTTGCAAATTTTTCTTCCCTGGAAATCTGTTATGTATCAGTTACTGTCCCAAGAATTCTGTTCAACATTTGGACACGGGATAGAAACATCTCTTTGCTGGCTTGTGCTGTGCAGATGTGCTTCTTTCTTATGTTGGGAACTAATGAGTGTTTTCTCTTAGCTGTGATGTCCTATGACcactatgtggccatctgcaaccCTCTGCACTATCCTCTGGTCATGAACCCCAGAAAATGCACTCAGCTGGCCACAGGCTCCTGGCTCATTGGCATCCCAATCCAGATTGGGCAAACCTGTTGGATATTCTCTATGAAATTCTGCAATTCTAATAAAATAGACCACTTCTTCTGTGATATACCACCCATTCTCAAGCTGGCATGTGGGGACACTTTAGGGCATGAACTGTCTGTCTATGTGGTTGTTATGGTGGTGGCAGCACTGCCTTTTATACTGGTGCTTACATCCTACAGTAaaatcatcaccaccatcctgAGGTTGCCAACAGCCAAAGGGCGAGCAAAAGCCTTCTCAACATGCTCTTCTCATTTgctggtggtggttttgttttatggGTCTGGTGCCATTACCTATTTAAGGCCAAAGTCCATGCATTCTCCAGGAACTGACAAACTGCTCTCCCTGTTCTACACGATTGTGACTCCCATGTTCAATCCTCTGATATACAGCCTTAGGAACAAGGAGGTGATTGCAGCATTGAGAAAGTTAATTTTCCAAAAGCAGGACCATGTGTTATCATCTAAGTGA
- the LOC100760651 gene encoding LOW QUALITY PROTEIN: olfactory receptor 5W2-like isoform X2 (The sequence of the model RefSeq protein was modified relative to this genomic sequence to represent the inferred CDS: substituted 1 base at 1 genomic stop codon), with the protein MEVGNCSATEFLFLGITNNPVIKVILFTTFLYIYLLALCENHGIIILIRVDQQLHTTMYFFLSHLSFCDVCYSTAVCPKMLVELLAKSSNSIPFLRCVLQFFIFCIFTDVEYMLLAMMAFDQYKAISNPLLYAVDMSSKVCYQLLAVVYLVGIVDAVIHTTLTLRLSFCGSKDINLFFCDLPLLYLLWCSDIQVNELALFTVFGFIELSAIXGVLVSYCYILLSVLKIHSAEGRFKAFSICTSHLTAVAIFQGTMLFMYFWPSFSYSLDQDKMTSVFYTLVIPMLNPLVYSPRNKDVKEALQKLKTKTWF; encoded by the coding sequence atggaGGTTGGGAACTGCTCAGCCACTGAGTTCCTTTTCTTGGGAATTACCAATAACCCTGTGATCAAAGTGATTTTATTTaccacatttttatatatttatctccTTGCTCTTTGTGAAAACCATGGAATCATCATTCTGATTAGAGTGGATCAGCAGCTTCACACGACAatgtatttcttcctcagccaCCTCTCTTTCTGTGATGTCTGCTATTCCACTGCTGTTTGCCCTAAGATGTTAGTAGAACTGCTTGCCAAGAGCAGCAATTCAATTCCTTTTCTTAGATGTGTTCTGCAGTTCTTCATTTTCTGCATCTTTACAGATGTGGAGTATATGCTGCTGGCAATGATGGCATTTGATCAATACAAGGCAATCAGCAACCCATTGTTATATGCAGTAGACATGTCCAGCAAAGTGTGCTACCAACTACTGGCTGTGGTTTACTTGGTGGGTATTGTAGATGCTGTAATACACACAACATTGACACTTCGCTTAAGTTTCTGTGGGTCCAAAGATATCAACCTCTTCTTTTGTGATTTGCCCCTACTCTATCTCCTCTGGTGCTCAGACATACAAGTCAATGAACTGGCCTTATTTACTGTGTTTGGTTTCATTGAACTGAGCGCTATCTAGGGAGTCCTTGTCTCCTATTGTTATATCCTCTTATCAGTCCTGAAGATCCATTCTGCTGAGGGGAGGTTCAAAGCTTTTTCCATCTGCACCTCCCATTTAACAGCAGTTGCAATTTTTCAGGGCACAATGCTGTTCATGTATTTCTGGCCAAGTTTTTCTTATTCTCTAGATCAAGACAAAATGACCTCAGTGTTTTACACTCTTGTAATTCCCATGCTAAACCCTCTGGTTTACAGCCCAAGGAACAAGGATGTTAAAGAGGCCCtgcaaaaactgaaaacaaaaacttggtTCTAA